The Lichenihabitans psoromatis genome contains a region encoding:
- a CDS encoding carbohydrate ABC transporter permease has translation MKRSRLASTLLYAAVLLFVLVTLAPVAWLLILSLSPPADLTAKPLRFIPSQIDLSHYRRLLDFGANTPGEAFLLGLRNSLGASVGATLVSMLVSIPAAWAFARYRRRAVTATLYVVLATYMTPAVALVLPLYFMLSALHLLNSVTGLIIVYCAILTPFTAWFIKSAFDALPDEIEQAAAMDGAGVFKTLLYVSLPLARAGIATAALFALLLAWDEFFFALLFTSNADAKTLTVTIADFAAGRATDFGLVAAAGLLTALPPVLIAFGLQKALISGLTTGGVKG, from the coding sequence ATGAAGCGGAGCCGCCTCGCATCCACGCTTCTCTATGCAGCGGTTCTCCTCTTCGTGCTGGTGACGCTCGCGCCGGTGGCGTGGCTGCTCATCCTCAGCCTGTCGCCGCCAGCGGACCTCACCGCAAAGCCCTTGCGCTTCATCCCCAGTCAGATCGATCTCAGCCATTATCGGCGGCTGCTCGATTTCGGCGCCAATACGCCGGGCGAAGCCTTTCTGCTCGGGTTGCGGAACAGCCTCGGCGCCTCGGTCGGCGCCACGCTCGTATCGATGCTGGTCTCGATCCCGGCCGCCTGGGCCTTTGCGCGCTATCGGCGCCGGGCCGTGACGGCGACGCTCTATGTGGTGTTGGCGACCTATATGACGCCGGCCGTCGCCTTGGTGCTTCCGCTCTATTTCATGCTGTCGGCCTTGCATCTGCTCAACAGCGTCACCGGCCTCATCATCGTCTATTGCGCCATTCTGACGCCATTCACGGCTTGGTTCATCAAATCAGCCTTCGACGCTCTGCCCGATGAAATCGAGCAGGCGGCCGCGATGGACGGCGCTGGCGTGTTCAAGACGCTGCTTTACGTGTCGTTGCCTCTGGCCCGGGCCGGCATCGCCACGGCGGCGTTGTTCGCGCTGCTGCTCGCCTGGGACGAATTCTTCTTCGCTCTGCTGTTTACCAGCAATGCCGATGCCAAAACCCTGACGGTGACGATCGCGGATTTTGCGGCGGGTCGCGCCACGGATTTCGGGCTTGTGGCCGCTGCCGGCTTGCTGACCGCATTGCCGCCGGTGCTGATCGCCTTCGGCTTGCAGAAGGCGCTGATCAGTGGGCTGACCACGGGTGGCGTCAAAGGATGA
- a CDS encoding acetylxylan esterase: MSIPTDHSYPFDPTYGLDLDALRAIQPPEPAPHFDEFWRARHAATLGIHPEPRLSASASQHPAWHVQDIVYTSTDQFEIGGWLLLPRDGLVTRGLVVGHGYGGRDEPDFDLPVAETAVLFPCFRGLSRSRRPPISSDPARHVLTGIDKPETSILGGCVDDVWLAVSVLTELYPGLEGRIGYSGLSLGGGIGALAIAADRRIDRGHLVVPTFGNMPLWLTLPTLGSAGAVQHYRTTHPDVLQTLRLFDAATAATRIAIPMLVAVARFDPAVAPPCQFSVANGLATSNHHETVILDAGHVDYPQMEEQHALLVEKVRHLFRAT; the protein is encoded by the coding sequence ATGAGCATCCCGACAGACCATTCCTATCCGTTCGATCCGACCTATGGCCTTGACCTCGATGCGCTTCGCGCCATCCAGCCGCCGGAGCCAGCGCCTCATTTCGATGAGTTTTGGCGGGCGCGCCACGCGGCGACGCTTGGGATTCATCCTGAGCCGCGGCTCAGCGCGAGCGCGTCTCAGCATCCCGCGTGGCACGTTCAAGACATCGTCTATACCTCGACCGACCAGTTCGAGATCGGGGGCTGGCTGCTGCTGCCACGAGACGGTCTCGTCACGCGTGGTCTCGTCGTCGGGCATGGCTATGGCGGCCGAGACGAGCCGGATTTCGATCTTCCCGTGGCCGAAACGGCGGTGTTGTTTCCCTGCTTTCGCGGGCTCTCGCGCAGTCGCCGCCCGCCGATCTCCAGTGATCCCGCCCGGCATGTGCTGACCGGGATCGACAAACCGGAAACCTCGATTCTGGGTGGCTGTGTCGATGACGTCTGGTTGGCGGTCTCGGTTCTGACCGAGCTCTATCCCGGCCTCGAAGGACGGATCGGCTACAGCGGCCTGAGCCTCGGCGGCGGTATCGGCGCTCTGGCGATCGCTGCCGATCGGCGGATCGATCGTGGCCATCTCGTCGTGCCGACGTTCGGCAATATGCCGCTCTGGCTGACGTTGCCGACCCTCGGGAGCGCCGGCGCCGTGCAGCATTATCGAACAACGCATCCGGACGTGCTGCAGACCCTTCGGCTCTTTGACGCCGCAACGGCCGCGACGCGTATCGCGATCCCGATGCTGGTCGCGGTTGCCCGCTTCGATCCAGCGGTGGCACCGCCCTGCCAGTTTTCGGTCGCCAATGGGCTTGCGACGTCAAATCATCATGAAACCGTCATTCTGGATGCAGGCCATGTGGATTATCCTCAGATGGAGGAGCAACACGCGCTCCTTGTCGAAAAAGTCAGGCATCTCTTCAGGGCGACATGA
- a CDS encoding fructose bisphosphate aldolase: MNIEKMTAQMSSKPGFIAALDQSGGSTPGALRLYGIPDSAYSGDAEMFKLMHEMRVRIMTAPAFTGDKIIGAILFEGTMDGQAKGKPVPSYLWDDRGIVPFLKVDKGLETEADGVSLMKPIPGLDALLDRAVGLGVYGTKMRSVVNLPSESGIAAIARQQFEIGAQIAGHGLMPILEPEVSIKSPDKAGAEAILRTELTKGLDALPEGQKVMLKLTIPDVPDFYAPLIAHPKVARVVALSGGYTRTDACKRLSANHGMIASFSRALLGDLRVSMSEADFDAKLAEAITEIFGASTVKG; this comes from the coding sequence ATGAATATTGAAAAAATGACGGCGCAGATGTCCAGCAAACCGGGCTTCATCGCGGCGCTGGATCAAAGTGGCGGCTCGACCCCCGGCGCGCTGCGCCTCTACGGCATTCCCGATAGCGCCTACAGCGGCGATGCCGAGATGTTCAAGCTGATGCATGAGATGCGCGTGCGGATCATGACGGCTCCCGCTTTCACGGGCGATAAGATCATCGGCGCTATCCTGTTCGAGGGCACGATGGATGGACAGGCCAAGGGGAAGCCCGTGCCATCTTATCTCTGGGACGACCGCGGTATCGTGCCATTCCTGAAGGTCGACAAGGGTCTCGAGACCGAGGCGGATGGCGTCAGCCTCATGAAGCCGATCCCCGGGCTGGATGCCTTGCTGGACCGCGCGGTCGGCCTCGGCGTCTATGGCACGAAGATGCGATCCGTCGTGAATCTCCCATCCGAGAGCGGCATTGCGGCCATTGCGCGCCAACAATTCGAGATTGGCGCGCAGATCGCCGGTCATGGCTTGATGCCGATCCTCGAGCCGGAAGTCTCGATCAAGAGCCCAGACAAAGCCGGCGCCGAAGCCATTCTCCGCACTGAATTGACCAAGGGGCTCGATGCGCTTCCCGAAGGCCAGAAGGTCATGCTCAAGCTGACCATTCCGGATGTCCCGGATTTTTACGCACCGCTGATCGCACATCCCAAGGTCGCGCGCGTCGTGGCTTTGTCGGGTGGCTATACGCGAACCGACGCCTGCAAGCGTCTCTCGGCCAATCATGGGATGATCGCCAGCTTCTCGCGGGCGCTGCTCGGCGATCTCCGCGTGTCGATGAGCGAAGCGGATTTCGACGCCAAGCTGGCCGAAGCCATCACCGAAATTTTCGGTGCCTCGACCGTCAAGGGCTGA
- a CDS encoding LysR family transcriptional regulator: protein MDRLDAMVLFVSAVEDGSLAAAARTHGRSPAAVTRAVACLERHAGEALLLRSTRKLSLTAAGERHVAIWRDVLARLREVEPGSAAGHLHGSIVLTAPELFGRLKVMPVLETFLRQYPHVAARVLMDNRVVDLVGDGVDLAVRLAPLPNSTLTAIRVGEVRAIVCASPDYVARSGLPATPHDLARHDCIGLNAEGDGELWSFDMAQGQGAPLRSTRVRTRLSINNAAAGIDTALRGHGIIRARCYQVAEHLETGRLVRLLSAFEVPPTPAQLVFHPDRARRGVLRAFIDHAVPTLRREFLRLAASMAPPLSK from the coding sequence ATGGATCGCTTGGACGCCATGGTGCTGTTCGTGTCGGCCGTGGAGGACGGCTCGCTCGCCGCCGCCGCGCGGACACATGGGCGATCGCCGGCCGCCGTGACACGAGCGGTCGCGTGTCTCGAGCGCCATGCCGGAGAAGCGCTGCTGCTGCGGTCGACACGGAAGCTCAGCCTCACGGCGGCCGGCGAGCGGCATGTCGCAATCTGGCGAGACGTGCTGGCAAGACTTCGCGAGGTCGAGCCGGGTAGCGCTGCAGGCCACCTTCACGGGAGCATCGTACTGACCGCGCCCGAACTTTTCGGGCGGCTGAAAGTCATGCCGGTTCTCGAGACCTTCCTTCGGCAGTATCCGCATGTCGCGGCCCGCGTCTTGATGGACAATCGCGTGGTTGATCTGGTCGGCGATGGTGTCGACCTCGCGGTGCGTCTGGCGCCTCTTCCCAATTCGACCTTGACGGCGATCAGGGTGGGCGAGGTGCGTGCCATCGTTTGTGCATCGCCGGACTATGTGGCTCGATCCGGATTACCTGCGACCCCTCACGATCTCGCTCGCCATGATTGCATCGGGCTCAATGCGGAGGGCGACGGCGAACTCTGGTCATTCGACATGGCGCAGGGGCAGGGCGCACCTTTACGCTCGACACGTGTTCGAACGCGCCTCAGCATCAATAACGCTGCGGCGGGAATCGATACTGCGCTTCGCGGACATGGCATCATCCGTGCGCGTTGCTATCAGGTTGCAGAGCACCTCGAGACAGGGCGCCTCGTCCGGCTTCTCTCCGCCTTCGAGGTGCCGCCGACGCCGGCGCAGCTCGTCTTCCATCCCGACCGAGCCCGGCGGGGCGTTTTACGCGCCTTTATCGACCATGCTGTTCCGACGTTGAGGCGCGAGTTTCTGCGTCTTGCCGCGAGCATGGCGCCGCCTCTTTCGAAATGA
- a CDS encoding SIS domain-containing protein, producing MIAPGLVAIEAEMARQHADALDSVAAAKPVVAIIATSIRKTGRLLLLGMGGSHWVNRTAARAYRELGVDASAEVVSDMLGVLPSAMPRTVLIVSQSGQSGEIVRYLREEAGADERFGLTLDAASPLGRSVPCLIGSGGPERAFAATRSLLISHALHLAVLASLGLDPIEALAALAEPEMVEIEAALDALAACLTFVVSGRGLLAGVAEGGALCLMELARCSALGFEAGQLRHGPMEALTSQTGVIILRGAKSADLDAALAADCRLAGCPVVVLDGSGSKPVRGVHTLSVGPSDGMAAVFDMLPTLQRLLVEVAAARVADVGTPIRSNKITVTP from the coding sequence ATGATCGCACCCGGATTAGTCGCCATCGAGGCCGAGATGGCGCGGCAGCATGCCGATGCTTTGGATTCCGTCGCGGCCGCCAAGCCGGTCGTCGCCATCATCGCCACGAGCATCCGGAAGACCGGCCGGTTGCTGCTGCTTGGCATGGGCGGCTCGCATTGGGTCAATCGCACCGCAGCGCGGGCCTATCGCGAACTCGGCGTCGATGCGAGCGCCGAGGTTGTCTCGGACATGCTCGGGGTACTGCCTTCGGCGATGCCGCGAACGGTCCTCATCGTTTCGCAATCGGGGCAATCGGGAGAGATCGTCCGCTATCTCAGGGAAGAGGCTGGCGCTGACGAGCGGTTTGGCCTCACGCTCGATGCTGCGAGCCCGCTTGGCCGTTCCGTCCCGTGTCTTATCGGCAGCGGCGGACCCGAGCGCGCTTTTGCGGCGACCAGAAGTCTGCTGATCTCCCACGCATTGCATCTTGCGGTGCTGGCGTCGCTCGGCCTCGACCCGATCGAAGCCCTTGCGGCGCTGGCCGAGCCTGAAATGGTCGAGATCGAGGCTGCGCTCGATGCTCTTGCGGCCTGCTTGACCTTCGTAGTGAGCGGCCGGGGATTGCTGGCCGGCGTTGCGGAGGGTGGCGCCTTGTGCCTGATGGAACTTGCGCGATGTTCGGCGCTCGGTTTCGAGGCCGGGCAGTTGCGACACGGTCCAATGGAGGCGCTGACGTCGCAGACCGGCGTCATCATCTTGCGCGGCGCCAAATCGGCCGATCTCGATGCTGCTCTGGCGGCGGATTGCCGTTTGGCGGGGTGCCCCGTGGTGGTGCTCGACGGCAGCGGGTCCAAGCCCGTCCGAGGGGTTCATACGCTGTCGGTCGGGCCCAGCGACGGGATGGCGGCGGTGTTTGACATGCTGCCGACCCTCCAGCGTCTGCTGGTCGAGGTGGCGGCTGCGCGCGTGGCCGACGTCGGCACGCCGATCCGGTCCAACAAGATCACCGTCACGCCATGA
- a CDS encoding carbohydrate kinase family protein, producing MNPQLLVIGNVNVDLVMGPQQPWPTPGTEVLLPESDLRVGGAAGNTALAWQALGVPFRLVANTSADALGRWLRDPFGTVADAWPTSPRACALSVGITHPDGERTFFTTLGHLLDFTLEAVLSQVPADAPLGAIALLTGCFVTPALVAHYGDLMTTLRQRGYRVALDTGWPDGGWSSANRVVVASWLPMCDHLLINEAEALGLTGTASCEQAAVILQQHLPAGAILVIKTGAAGARAWCDGRDVTVSAPRVIVIDTIGAGDTFNAGYLAACVAQHGFEVAVAAGVRMASRAVSTRPRRFIDHED from the coding sequence ATGAACCCGCAATTGCTTGTGATCGGCAATGTCAACGTGGACCTCGTGATGGGTCCTCAGCAGCCCTGGCCGACGCCCGGGACCGAGGTTTTGCTGCCTGAAAGCGATCTTCGCGTGGGCGGAGCGGCCGGCAATACCGCATTGGCTTGGCAAGCCCTCGGCGTGCCGTTCCGGCTGGTCGCCAATACAAGCGCCGACGCGCTCGGGCGCTGGCTCCGCGACCCGTTCGGGACCGTGGCCGACGCATGGCCCACCTCGCCCCGCGCCTGCGCCCTTTCGGTCGGCATCACTCACCCCGACGGCGAGCGCACATTTTTCACGACCCTCGGTCATCTGCTCGACTTCACTCTCGAGGCCGTTCTGTCGCAAGTGCCCGCCGATGCTCCACTTGGCGCGATCGCGCTGCTGACGGGTTGCTTCGTGACGCCCGCGCTCGTGGCTCACTACGGCGACCTGATGACGACGCTTCGCCAACGCGGCTATCGGGTTGCGCTCGACACCGGTTGGCCGGACGGCGGCTGGTCGTCCGCCAACCGTGTCGTCGTCGCGTCCTGGCTGCCGATGTGCGATCACCTCCTGATCAACGAGGCCGAGGCCCTCGGCCTGACCGGAACGGCATCGTGCGAGCAGGCGGCGGTCATCCTGCAGCAGCATCTTCCTGCAGGCGCCATTCTGGTCATTAAAACGGGTGCGGCGGGCGCACGAGCCTGGTGCGACGGACGGGATGTGACCGTCTCGGCACCGCGCGTCATCGTCATCGACACGATCGGGGCAGGCGACACGTTCAATGCGGGATATCTGGCGGCTTGCGTCGCGCAACACGGGTTCGAGGTCGCGGTCGCGGCCGGCGTTCGGATGGCCTCCCGCGCCGTCTCGACCCGCCCGCGTCGCTTTATCGACCACGAAGACTGA
- a CDS encoding extracellular solute-binding protein yields the protein MLQIKSWIGVVGLAALAGTVLASPGHAETLNALFMAQAAYSDNDVRNMTHDFEKANPGTTVNLEFVPYEALFDKIVASKAAGGSGYDVVLYDVIWPAAFARDGVLRDVTDRVKANIDTAKVFDGAWSTSLFDGKYYGLPWILDTKYLFYNTDMLAKAGIATPPKTWDELLADAKIIKDKKIVDYPIVWSWSQAEAVVCDYATITAAHGGTYYNDGKPAFDQGGSLDAVKYMVQSLKDGVSNPNSKEYLEEDVRKVFSAGNAAFALNWTYAYAKANDPAESKIVGKVGVVPAPGVAGHTEASAVNGSMGLGITAGSSHPDLGWKYISFLTSQEVQNKYAQLSLPIWKSSYDDPAVTKGQEPLVAAAKTAISVMSLRPVTPSYQEVSTILQAQIQNALTDKATPDAALAEADKAAARLR from the coding sequence ATGCTGCAAATCAAGTCTTGGATCGGTGTGGTTGGTCTGGCCGCGTTGGCCGGGACGGTCTTGGCGTCGCCGGGACATGCCGAAACCCTGAATGCGCTCTTTATGGCGCAAGCGGCCTATAGCGATAATGACGTGCGGAACATGACGCACGACTTCGAAAAAGCGAACCCCGGGACGACCGTCAATTTGGAATTCGTGCCCTATGAGGCGCTGTTCGACAAGATCGTCGCCTCAAAGGCTGCGGGTGGCTCGGGCTATGACGTGGTGCTGTATGACGTCATCTGGCCGGCGGCTTTTGCGCGTGACGGCGTGCTTCGCGACGTCACCGATCGGGTGAAGGCCAATATCGACACCGCGAAGGTGTTCGACGGCGCATGGTCAACGAGCCTTTTCGACGGCAAGTATTACGGCCTTCCGTGGATCCTCGATACCAAATACCTGTTCTACAATACCGACATGCTGGCCAAAGCCGGCATCGCGACGCCGCCCAAGACCTGGGATGAACTTCTGGCCGATGCGAAGATCATAAAGGACAAGAAGATCGTCGATTATCCGATCGTCTGGAGTTGGTCGCAGGCCGAAGCCGTCGTGTGTGACTATGCCACCATCACGGCGGCCCATGGCGGGACCTACTACAATGACGGCAAGCCCGCCTTCGATCAGGGTGGCTCGCTCGATGCCGTCAAATATATGGTCCAATCGTTGAAGGACGGCGTCTCCAATCCGAACTCCAAAGAATATCTTGAGGAGGATGTGCGGAAAGTCTTCTCGGCCGGCAATGCCGCCTTCGCGCTCAACTGGACCTATGCTTACGCCAAGGCCAATGACCCGGCGGAAAGCAAGATCGTCGGCAAGGTCGGCGTGGTGCCGGCACCGGGCGTCGCCGGTCACACGGAGGCCTCGGCCGTCAACGGGTCGATGGGTCTCGGCATCACGGCGGGGTCGAGCCATCCTGATCTCGGTTGGAAATACATCAGCTTTCTGACCTCGCAGGAGGTTCAGAACAAATATGCTCAGTTGAGCCTGCCGATCTGGAAGTCGTCCTATGACGATCCGGCCGTAACCAAGGGGCAGGAGCCTTTGGTTGCAGCCGCCAAGACCGCCATCAGCGTCATGAGCCTTCGCCCGGTGACACCCTCCTACCAGGAGGTCTCGACCATTTTGCAGGCGCAGATCCAGAATGCCTTGACCGACAAGGCAACCCCGGATGCCGCCCTGGCCGAGGCCGACAAGGCCGCCGCGCGCCTGCGATGA
- a CDS encoding MarR family winged helix-turn-helix transcriptional regulator, protein MSEADANRHAVLSTLVQASRKWRKLAQQALAAHDISQARAAALVWVHRLGGGVRQIVLASYVGIEGTSLVRLLDELSAAGLLIRRDDLGDRRAKTIWLTPDGETLARRVENVLADLRDGVLSEIDPSDIDATLRVFRAIDLAMEVGAAGSIHLGETRAPQKAR, encoded by the coding sequence ATGAGCGAAGCGGATGCAAACAGACATGCCGTGCTGTCGACGCTGGTGCAGGCAAGCCGCAAATGGCGAAAACTCGCCCAGCAGGCTTTGGCGGCGCATGACATCTCGCAGGCGCGCGCGGCGGCTCTTGTTTGGGTCCATCGGCTCGGCGGGGGCGTTCGGCAAATCGTGCTTGCGAGTTATGTCGGGATCGAAGGGACGTCGCTCGTCAGGCTTTTGGACGAATTAAGCGCCGCTGGATTGCTGATCAGGCGGGATGATCTCGGCGACCGCAGGGCGAAGACGATTTGGCTGACGCCAGATGGCGAAACACTCGCCCGACGCGTCGAAAATGTGCTGGCCGATTTGAGGGATGGCGTTTTGTCGGAGATTGATCCGTCCGACATCGACGCCACGCTCCGTGTCTTCAGGGCGATCGATCTGGCGATGGAGGTCGGCGCAGCCGGCTCGATCCACCTCGGCGAGACGCGTGCGCCGCAAAAGGCACGTTAG
- a CDS encoding carbohydrate ABC transporter permease produces MQRPGSISPWRLLAPMLAIMAAVVGYPVVQTIALAFTDARLLGGLGSAHWVGLDNFIYALTDANFLSATAHTLYFAILSVGFETLFGVLVALLLNEKFRGRTVCRALLVLPWALPTIVNAIMWRLIYQPDFGVLNAVLTQTGVLSGYRGWLGDPDSAMNAVVLADVWKNYPLVALIVLAALQNAPADLYEAARLDGAGAFRRFQVVTWPVIAPPLLVAIVLRSIEALKVFDIVYVMTRGGPASATKTMSFFVYEESFRFLRVGSGASYALIVVLICMVLVTVYMRLLRHGQPA; encoded by the coding sequence ATGCAACGGCCGGGCTCGATCTCGCCCTGGCGTCTGCTCGCTCCGATGTTGGCGATCATGGCGGCCGTCGTGGGCTACCCGGTCGTGCAGACGATCGCGCTCGCCTTCACGGACGCGCGTTTGCTGGGGGGGCTCGGCTCGGCGCATTGGGTTGGGCTCGACAATTTCATCTATGCGCTGACCGATGCGAATTTCCTCAGCGCGACGGCGCATACCCTCTATTTTGCCATCCTGTCGGTCGGGTTCGAAACGCTCTTCGGCGTTCTCGTGGCGTTGCTGCTCAACGAGAAATTTCGGGGCCGGACGGTGTGTCGAGCGCTGCTCGTGCTGCCGTGGGCGCTGCCCACGATCGTCAACGCAATCATGTGGCGCCTCATCTATCAGCCTGATTTCGGCGTGCTCAACGCGGTTCTGACACAGACGGGCGTCTTGTCCGGATACCGAGGTTGGCTCGGCGACCCCGATAGCGCCATGAACGCCGTGGTCCTGGCCGACGTGTGGAAGAATTACCCGCTCGTCGCGCTGATCGTCCTGGCGGCTTTACAGAATGCGCCAGCCGATCTCTACGAGGCGGCGCGGCTCGATGGCGCGGGCGCTTTCCGCCGCTTTCAAGTCGTGACCTGGCCGGTCATCGCGCCACCGTTGCTCGTCGCGATCGTCCTCCGGTCGATCGAGGCTCTGAAAGTCTTCGACATCGTCTATGTGATGACACGCGGCGGCCCGGCGAGCGCCACGAAGACCATGAGTTTTTTCGTCTATGAGGAGTCGTTTCGCTTCCTGCGGGTCGGGTCGGGTGCGTCCTATGCCTTGATCGTGGTTCTGATCTGCATGGTGCTGGTCACGGTTTACATGCGCCTGTTGCGTCACGGGCAACCCGCATGA
- a CDS encoding MucR family transcriptional regulator, protein MNDQNNEDMITVTADIVSAFVSNNSVRAEDLSALIESVHQAIKSLSEHKTDVAVAPPPVPAVSIKKSVTDDYLICLEDGKRFKSLKRHLSTSYGMSPDDYRAKWGLPRDYPMVAPGYAASRSKLAKDMGLGKKLVQLPPAVEEVAPIAHREPDVAAAPQKAAAKRTKTAAAVKDAAPAPEEAPVKRRGRPSKKAA, encoded by the coding sequence ATGAACGACCAGAACAACGAAGATATGATTACCGTCACGGCCGATATTGTCTCTGCATTCGTATCCAACAATTCGGTTCGGGCAGAGGATCTTTCAGCTTTGATCGAATCCGTTCACCAGGCGATCAAGAGCCTGAGCGAGCACAAAACCGACGTGGCCGTGGCTCCCCCGCCGGTCCCGGCCGTGTCGATCAAGAAGTCGGTCACCGACGATTATTTGATTTGTCTGGAAGACGGTAAGCGCTTCAAGTCATTGAAGCGGCATCTCAGCACGTCTTACGGCATGTCGCCCGATGATTATCGCGCCAAATGGGGGTTGCCGCGCGACTATCCAATGGTCGCGCCGGGTTACGCTGCGTCGCGTTCGAAACTCGCCAAGGATATGGGTCTCGGCAAGAAGCTGGTTCAATTGCCGCCCGCCGTGGAAGAGGTCGCCCCCATCGCTCATCGCGAACCCGACGTCGCTGCGGCTCCGCAAAAAGCTGCCGCGAAGCGCACCAAGACGGCTGCTGCCGTAAAAGACGCAGCCCCCGCACCCGAAGAGGCGCCCGTGAAGCGCCGCGGTCGTCCGTCCAAAAAGGCCGCTTAA
- a CDS encoding pyridoxamine 5'-phosphate oxidase family protein, with product MATMTLQEIAEKMRDIDFGMLSTRTTNGAIASRPMSNNGDVEYKGDSFFFSYDSARTIHDIEHDAQVGLSFTGAKGLLGKPPLFIAIEGQAELIRDKVIFAEHWTSDLDRWFEQGVDTPGIVLIKVHAERLHYWAGQDEAEVPLR from the coding sequence ATGGCCACGATGACCCTTCAAGAGATCGCCGAGAAGATGCGCGACATCGACTTCGGGATGCTGTCGACGCGGACAACCAACGGTGCAATCGCGAGCCGCCCCATGAGCAACAATGGCGATGTCGAATATAAAGGAGACTCGTTCTTCTTCTCATATGACAGCGCCAGGACGATCCACGATATCGAGCATGACGCGCAGGTCGGTCTCTCGTTTACCGGCGCTAAAGGCTTGCTGGGAAAGCCGCCGCTGTTCATCGCGATCGAAGGTCAGGCCGAGTTGATCCGCGACAAGGTGATTTTCGCCGAACATTGGACGAGCGATCTCGACCGCTGGTTCGAGCAGGGCGTCGACACGCCCGGCATCGTTCTGATCAAGGTCCACGCCGAACGCCTGCATTATTGGGCCGGCCAGGACGAAGCCGAGGTCCCGCTTCGATAA
- a CDS encoding alpha/beta fold hydrolase translates to MSAIIYRTQKVGDVDVFYRETGPIDAPVILLLHGFPTSSHMFRDLMPALADRYRLIAPDLPGFGLTTAPPRGQFTYSFETLAHVIGGFVDAIGLPRYALYIFDYGAPVGLRLAMANPERITAIVTQNGNAYMEGLSAGWESWQAYWREPTPAHREATRASLSDEAIRFQYEHGSPAGRVSPDGSMLDTFYMHRPDAYEIQLDLILSYGSNVALYPDFQSYLRQHRPPVLAVWGKNDPFFLPPGAEAYRRDVPDTELHLLDTGHFALETHHQEIARLMRDFLGRKLAAA, encoded by the coding sequence ATGTCCGCCATTATCTACCGCACACAGAAGGTTGGCGATGTCGACGTCTTCTATCGGGAGACCGGCCCGATCGACGCGCCGGTCATCCTGCTGCTTCACGGCTTCCCGACATCGAGCCATATGTTTCGCGATCTGATGCCGGCGCTTGCCGACCGCTACCGCCTGATCGCGCCCGACCTGCCTGGATTTGGGCTGACGACGGCGCCGCCGCGTGGACAATTCACCTATAGTTTCGAGACTCTAGCCCATGTGATCGGCGGCTTCGTCGATGCGATCGGCCTCCCGCGCTACGCCTTGTATATCTTCGACTACGGCGCACCCGTGGGCCTCAGGCTTGCCATGGCGAACCCCGAGCGCATCACGGCGATCGTCACTCAGAATGGCAACGCCTATATGGAAGGGCTCAGCGCGGGTTGGGAGTCATGGCAAGCCTATTGGCGGGAGCCGACGCCCGCGCACCGAGAAGCGACGCGCGCATCCCTCTCGGATGAGGCGATCCGTTTCCAATACGAGCATGGCTCACCCGCGGGACGCGTGTCGCCGGACGGCTCCATGCTGGATACGTTCTACATGCATCGACCGGACGCGTATGAGATCCAGCTCGATCTCATTCTGAGCTACGGCAGCAACGTCGCGCTTTATCCGGATTTTCAGTCCTATCTTCGCCAACACCGTCCGCCAGTGCTTGCCGTATGGGGCAAAAATGACCCGTTCTTCCTGCCGCCCGGTGCAGAAGCCTACCGAAGAGATGTTCCCGACACCGAACTCCACTTGCTCGACACGGGACACTTTGCTCTCGAGACGCACCATCAGGAGATTGCCAGGTTGATGCGGGACTTCCTCGGCCGCAAACTCGCCGCGGCCTGA